GGCGTTCGTTGGGGGGCAGGGCAGGGGCCGTGAGGCTGCGCCCGGCAAAAGCTCCCCCGGTCAGCGGCTCCAAAAAGACGCGGACGGTCATGGATCGTTGGCAGGCCTGGATGGGGAGTCGGGATCCTCAGGGGAGGTATCGTTCCCTGAATCATCCTGGGAGGCCGGTGTGTCGACCGAGCTGTCGGCGCTATCCAGGCTGCTGTCATCATCAGAGGAGCTCTCTGCTGCAGATGGGCTGTCGGTGGCGGCGTCCGTGTTGGCGGCGTCACCGTCGCTCTCTGTGGCGTTTTTGGGCTTGCTCGGAATCACCGGTTTCAGGGCTTCTTCCGGGGGCAGTCCCTTCATCAGGGCCGCAACCTCTTCACCGTCCAGGGATTCCTTGTCCAGGAGAGCCTGGGACATGGTGCGGAGAATGTCCGCCTGGTCGATGATGATCTGTTTGGCCTTGAGATAGTTGCGGTTGATGATGGCGTGGACTTCTTCATCAATGGTGCGGGCAGTGGTTTCGGAAATGGTTCGGTTTTGGGTGATCTCCCGGCCCAGAAAAATTTCCTCCTCTTTGTCGCCAAAGGTGAGGGGACCCAGGGTTTCACTCATGCCGAATTCGCACACCATGGAGCGGGCGATGTCGGTGGCCCGTTTGATGTCGTTACCGGCACCGGTGGTGAGCTGGTTGAGTTCCAACTCTTCAGCCAGTCGTCCACCCATCAGGATGGCAATGTTGTTTTCCAGCTGGGATTTGGAGTAGGTGTGGCGATCTTCGGTGGGGAGCTGCATGGTAAGCCCCAACGCCCGGCCCCGGGGGATAATGGTCACTTTATGGACCGGGTCAGTATCCGGCAGCACGCAGGCAACCACGGTGTGTCCGGCTTCGTGGAAGGCGGTGGTACGGCGTTCGGAGTCGGAAATGATAGCAGATTTGCGGGGCTTGCCCATCATGACCTTGTCTTTGGCTGTCTCAAAGTCTTCCATATCCACCAGTTTTTTGTCGAGCTGCGCTGCCCCCAGAGCGGCTTCGTTGACCAGGTTGGCCAGGTCGGCCCCGGAAAAGCCCGGCGTACCCCGTGCAATCACCTCAGGATTGACGCTTTCAGCGATCGGCACTTTGCTCATGTGCACTCGGAGAATCTGGGTGCGGCCCAAAATATCCGGATTGGGTACCGCCACCTGACGGTCAAAGCGGCCCGGTCTCAGAAGGGCGGGATCCAGCACATCCGGGCGGTTGGTGGCGGCTACCAGGATCACGCCATCAGCAGATTCAAAGCCATCCATCTCCACCAGGAGTTGATTGAGGGTCTGCTCACGCTCGTCGTGTCCACCCCCCAAGCCCGCGCCACGATGACGGCCTACCGCGTCGATTTCATCGATAAAGATAATGCAGGGGGCGTTTTTCTTGCCCTGTTCAAACATATCCCGCACCCGGGCAGCACCTACACCCACAAACATTTCCACAAAGTCCGAGCCGGATAGATTGTAGAAAGGCACGTTGGCCTCCCCGGCAATAGCCCGGGCGAGCAGGGTTTTACCCGTTCCCGGAGGCCCGATCAGCAGCACTCCCTTGGGAATTTTCCCCCCGAGGCGTTGGAATTTTTGCGGATTTTTGAGGAATTGGATCACCTCTTGAAGCTCTTCCTTGGCCTCGTCGATACCCGCTACATCGGCAAAGGTGACCTTGGTGTGCTGGTCGGAGAGCATGCGTGCCTTGGATTTGCCGAAGGACATCGCTCCGCGTCCCCCCCCGGATTGCATCTGCCGCATGAAAAATATCCAGACACCGATGAGTAATAACATCGGAAACCAGGAGATGAGCAGCGTCAGGAGGATGGGGGTCTCTTCCGGAGGCCGTGCGGTGATGTTGACCTTTTTTTCCCGCAGCATGCGCATCAGGTCGGGATCATCCGGGGTATAGGTCGCAAAGGGGGTGCCATTGGTATATATACCGCTCAGATGGCGCCCTTGGACTGTGACATCGGTTATTTCACCCTGATCCAGTTGATACAGAAAATCGGAAAAGGTGATGGGTTGATTCCGGGCGGTGGGCTGATTAAAAAGATTGAACAACATGATCAGCAGCAGGCCGATCACCAGCCAGAGGGACAGGTTTTTATAAAATCCGTTCAACAAACGACTCCCGGAGATTTTTTTTGACAGTGAGGGATGGCAAGAACCCATCCCGGTGAGCATTTGGTATCAACCTTACAAGATAGGAAATTCCTATAAAAAGTTCAACGGTTCCCATCTTCTTTCCGTAAGGCCGGCGTTTAAAAGCGTCACGATGTCCACTTTATTTCCGTGGGGCTTGCCGGGTTGGGTGAAAGCGGATCACCGATCCCAGTCGTTGGATGGCCAAGCCCTGCATGCGCATGGACCAACGCTTGCGAGGGTCATCAAGCAGGTGCAAAAATCCCTCTCTGGCTCGCAATCCCGGGGGATGAGGGGCTTGGGTGAGCTGTTTATGAGAGCGAATAAGGGCTCTTAAAATCAGCTCCGGGGGCCACTTTTTCAGACCATCATAGCTGATTTCAAGGCTGCCATCCGGGTGAATTTTCGGCTCCAGTTGTGGCCAAAGGCTCTGCAACATCCATTCCAGGGCCTGGTCCGCCCGTCCCATGGCCGTGGCGACGCTGGCCAGGGTGGCATTGGGATGGGGCATGCCGGTTTTTTCCAGGGCAGGAATCAACTCCTGGCGAATACGGTTACGGCGGTAGGTGGTCTCCCGGTTGCTGGGATCTTCCCGCCAGGGGTGGGGGTGGCTCTGCAACCATCGAATCAGTGCCTTTTTGGTAAAACCCAGCAATGGCCGGATCAGGTCGATGCCAGGAGCCAGGGTGCGCCGGGTGGGCATGGCCGACAGACCGGTGACACCGCCCCCCCGCATCAAGCGGTCGAGAAAGGTCTCCCCCTGATCGTCCTGATGGTGGCCGGTAGCGATACAGGGCGCGTTGAAGTGGCGGGCCGTGGTCACTAAAAAACGATACCGGGCCTCCCGAGCCTGGGCTTGCAGGTTGCCGGGTGGGGTGTTCCCCTGCCACCTTTCAATCAGGCAGCGCACCCCGAGGTCGGCTGCACTCTTGGCCACAAATTCGGCCTCTTGGGCAGATTCCGCCCGCAGTCCATGATCAAAATGGGCTACCAGGCTCTCATCCGGGGTTACCAGACCGCTTTGGATCACCAGATGGAGCAGGGCCATGGAATCGCTCCCCCCGGACACCCCCATCACCAGTCGGGGCGGGGAGCCCAGCAGCGGTTTGGCAGTCTTGAAAAAATGGCGCTCCAGGGCGGCGACCTCTTTGGGGGTTAGAGTCCGGGGGGCGACTGGGAGTTCCTGGGGGGAGTGGTTCTTATCGGTCCCGGGAAAGTGCTTCTCAGAACCAGATGCTTCCTGTTGAGGTCGGTCGTCACTCTCCCCGGCGTTCAGCTCATCCGGCATCGGGAAGGGTCCGATAGGGAGCCGGATCGGGAATTCCAAGGGTGTGGAAGGCGGCCAGGCGCAGTCGGCAGCTATCGCACAAACCGCAGGCCGCTCCCCCAACATCCGGATCGTAGCAGGAGCGGGTGAGGCCATAATCGACCCCCAGGGCGAGACCCCGCTCGATAATTTGCGCTTTGGTGAGCTGGATCAATGGGGCATGAATCCGAAAGGGGCGGCCACTGATCCCCTCACGGGTGGCCAGATTGGCCAATTTTTCGAAGGCTTCGATAAAAGCCGGGCGGCAATCCGGATAGCCGGAATAGTCTACGGCATTGACCCCGATAAACAGATCGTAAGCCCCTAATATTTCCGCTCGGGCCAGGGCCATGGAGAGAAAAACCGTGTTGCGGGCCGGGACATAGGTTACTGGGATTCCCTCGGACAACCCCTCTTTGGGAACGCCAGGGCCACCGGTCAAAGCCGAGCCTGCCAGGAGTTCCGGGTTGAGATCCAGGATGAGGTGGGAGGTCGCCCCGATGCGTTGAGCCAACCGGGAGGCGGCTGCAATCTCCCCAAGGTGGCGCTGGCCGTAGCGAAAGCTCAAGGTGTGGATTTCAAATCCATCCGCCTGGGCGATGTGCAGGCAGGTGGCGGAATCCAGACCCCCTGAAACCAACACGACGGCCTTTTTGTCGGCCCATTTTGGCATGGATGCCCTTTAAGCCTTTGACCTGTTTTGGAGCGTGCCGGAAAGCCGTACGACAGCCTGATTAGTTGCCCATTTTGGCATCAATGAGCTTGAGCCTTTGCTTGGCTTTGGGCACCGCCGGGGAGCTGGGATAATCCTTGACCAGGAGGTCCAGGGTGGCCCGGGAGTTGGCCACGTCGTTCAGCTCATAGAAGGAAAAGCCGATTTTGAGCAGGCTTCCAGGCACCTTGTCGCTGGCAGGCCAGCGGGTGAGCACTTCACCGAAGGCTTTCAAGGCGTCTTGAAAGTGGCCCTGAACATAATAGATCTCTCCCACCCAGTATTGGGCGTTATCGGTCAGGGGATCATCAGGATACCACTTGAGGAAAGAGTTGAACTCCACCAATGCCTGATCGTATTGCAGGCTTTTGATGCGGGAAAAGGCTTGGTCATACACCTCCCGGGGGGTGGTCGTGGCCGGTGGCGTATCTGGAATGGGTGGCAGGGCCGGGGCTTTTTGGACGGTTTTGGCTGGCTGCTTCGACTGGACCGGTGTGGTGGTTCGTGTGTTTTGCTGGGCAGGTATGGGTGTGGTGACCATCACCGATTGGGTCGGTTGGGTGGTGTCGCCTATGATGACGGGCTGTGTGGGTTCACTATAGCGGGTGGAGGGGGGTGGGGAGCTTGAACGCTCCTCTTCCAGATCAGCCAGGTTTTCGGTCAGGCGCTTGTTATCGTGCTGCACCACTTCCAGGCTGCCCCGTAACTGATCCACCTCCTTGCCCAGATTGACAAGCTGCTGGTTGAGCCCGGCGAGCTGTTTGCGGTCGGCTTCGTTTTTACGTTTCAGATCCGTGACCTGGCGGTCGAGCTGCACCACCTTGCGCTCGAGAGGGGAGAGGGGGGGAGGCTGTTTTTTGGCCGCAGGGGCTGGGTCAGCGGCCTCCTCAGGGGGAGGTGCCCCCACGCAGCTGGTCAGCATCAACCCCAAAGGCAACACCATGAGAGTCAATACCAGCTGCCGTGGGATGAAAGCCAGCCAGCCTCTGCCCGTCGTTGCAGGGGAGATTGTCACCATTCCATCCTGAATTGCCTTTTTCTCGGGCAGCAGAGAGGCCTCGTTGCCACCCTTCGACATCAATCGACCCGGATTTGCCATGGACCTCTCCAAACCCGGTTAAACTATTGCAGGACGATTTCAGCCCGGCGGTTTTTATCCCAGGCGAATTCGTTGTGATCGTGCATCAGAGGCCGCTCCTTGCCGTAGGAGATGGTCTGGATACGGGTTTCATCCACTCCCAGGGCAACCAGCGCCCGCTTGACGGATTCGGCGCGCTCCTGCCCCAGGGCCAGGTTGTATTCCCGGGTGCCCCGCTCATCGCAGTGCCCCTCGACGATCACTTTTTCCACCTGCTGCCCGGCGATCCACTGAACGTTCAGGCTCAGAATGGCCTGGGCTTCAGGTGTGACCTGGGAAGAGTTGAAATCAAAGTGGATCCGATGTTCCGGCTCAGAGGTGAGGGGTTCCCCATAGCCCAGCCCCCCTTCGGCATAGGTGCCGCCGGTACCGTCAGGACCATCGATGTTTGATTCGCTACCCGAGTAGGGATCGATGGGGTGGCCATCCTGGTCATACTGTTGACTGCCGTCATAGCGATCCATCGAGGTGCCACCGCTCTCTTCCCAGCCACCCTCGCCAGAGGGTTGTG
The sequence above is a segment of the Magnetococcales bacterium genome. Coding sequences within it:
- the ftsH gene encoding ATP-dependent zinc metalloprotease FtsH; translation: MGSCHPSLSKKISGSRLLNGFYKNLSLWLVIGLLLIMLFNLFNQPTARNQPITFSDFLYQLDQGEITDVTVQGRHLSGIYTNGTPFATYTPDDPDLMRMLREKKVNITARPPEETPILLTLLISWFPMLLLIGVWIFFMRQMQSGGGRGAMSFGKSKARMLSDQHTKVTFADVAGIDEAKEELQEVIQFLKNPQKFQRLGGKIPKGVLLIGPPGTGKTLLARAIAGEANVPFYNLSGSDFVEMFVGVGAARVRDMFEQGKKNAPCIIFIDEIDAVGRHRGAGLGGGHDEREQTLNQLLVEMDGFESADGVILVAATNRPDVLDPALLRPGRFDRQVAVPNPDILGRTQILRVHMSKVPIAESVNPEVIARGTPGFSGADLANLVNEAALGAAQLDKKLVDMEDFETAKDKVMMGKPRKSAIISDSERRTTAFHEAGHTVVACVLPDTDPVHKVTIIPRGRALGLTMQLPTEDRHTYSKSQLENNIAILMGGRLAEELELNQLTTGAGNDIKRATDIARSMVCEFGMSETLGPLTFGDKEEEIFLGREITQNRTISETTARTIDEEVHAIINRNYLKAKQIIIDQADILRTMSQALLDKESLDGEEVAALMKGLPPEEALKPVIPSKPKNATESDGDAANTDAATDSPSAAESSSDDDSSLDSADSSVDTPASQDDSGNDTSPEDPDSPSRPANDP
- the tilS gene encoding tRNA lysidine(34) synthetase TilS — its product is MPDELNAGESDDRPQQEASGSEKHFPGTDKNHSPQELPVAPRTLTPKEVAALERHFFKTAKPLLGSPPRLVMGVSGGSDSMALLHLVIQSGLVTPDESLVAHFDHGLRAESAQEAEFVAKSAADLGVRCLIERWQGNTPPGNLQAQAREARYRFLVTTARHFNAPCIATGHHQDDQGETFLDRLMRGGGVTGLSAMPTRRTLAPGIDLIRPLLGFTKKALIRWLQSHPHPWREDPSNRETTYRRNRIRQELIPALEKTGMPHPNATLASVATAMGRADQALEWMLQSLWPQLEPKIHPDGSLEISYDGLKKWPPELILRALIRSHKQLTQAPHPPGLRAREGFLHLLDDPRKRWSMRMQGLAIQRLGSVIRFHPTRQAPRK
- the queC gene encoding 7-cyano-7-deazaguanine synthase QueC is translated as MPKWADKKAVVLVSGGLDSATCLHIAQADGFEIHTLSFRYGQRHLGEIAAASRLAQRIGATSHLILDLNPELLAGSALTGGPGVPKEGLSEGIPVTYVPARNTVFLSMALARAEILGAYDLFIGVNAVDYSGYPDCRPAFIEAFEKLANLATREGISGRPFRIHAPLIQLTKAQIIERGLALGVDYGLTRSCYDPDVGGAACGLCDSCRLRLAAFHTLGIPDPAPYRTLPDAG
- the ybgF gene encoding tol-pal system protein YbgF; protein product: MANPGRLMSKGGNEASLLPEKKAIQDGMVTISPATTGRGWLAFIPRQLVLTLMVLPLGLMLTSCVGAPPPEEAADPAPAAKKQPPPLSPLERKVVQLDRQVTDLKRKNEADRKQLAGLNQQLVNLGKEVDQLRGSLEVVQHDNKRLTENLADLEEERSSSPPPSTRYSEPTQPVIIGDTTQPTQSVMVTTPIPAQQNTRTTTPVQSKQPAKTVQKAPALPPIPDTPPATTTPREVYDQAFSRIKSLQYDQALVEFNSFLKWYPDDPLTDNAQYWVGEIYYVQGHFQDALKAFGEVLTRWPASDKVPGSLLKIGFSFYELNDVANSRATLDLLVKDYPSSPAVPKAKQRLKLIDAKMGN
- the pal gene encoding peptidoglycan-associated lipoprotein Pal; protein product: MDRYDGSQQYDQDGHPIDPYSGSESNIDGPDGTGGTYAEGGLGYGEPLTSEPEHRIHFDFNSSQVTPEAQAILSLNVQWIAGQQVEKVIVEGHCDERGTREYNLALGQERAESVKRALVALGVDETRIQTISYGKERPLMHDHNEFAWDKNRRAEIVLQ